Proteins from a genomic interval of Papaver somniferum cultivar HN1 chromosome 4, ASM357369v1, whole genome shotgun sequence:
- the LOC113276430 gene encoding peptidyl-prolyl cis-trans isomerase, chloroplastic-like, producing the protein MAALLSCHYSTSGRTIPTISTKPVHFFNHHHHINRSKRIHQFSPQCSLRSSTSRSSFSLKECAISIALAIGLVTAVPDWTATATPIGPAIPNLSVLISGPPIKDPEALLRYALPIDNKAIREVQKPLEDITESLKVSGTKALDSAERNLKQASRALKQGKSLILAGVAESKKEHGKEMLDKLEAGMDEFEQIILDKSRDKIAPKQKELLSYVGGVEEDMVDGFPYEVPEEYRNMPLLKGRAAVDMKVKVKDNANLEECVFRIVLDGYNAPVTAGNFVDLVERHFYDGMEIQRADGFVVQTGDPEGPAEGFIDPSTEKPRTIPLEIMVDGEKTPVYGETLEELGQYKAQTKLPFNAFGTMAMAREEFEDNSGSSQVFWLLKESELTPSNANILDGRYSVFGYVIKNEDLLADLKVGDVIESIQVVTGLDNLVNPTYKIAG; encoded by the exons ATGGCAGCTCTTCTTTCTTGTCATTACTCAACTTCAGGACGTACCATTCCTACAATTTCAACTAAACCAGTCCATTTctttaatcatcatcatcatattaaCAGATCTAAACGGATTCATCAATTTAGTCCTCAATGTTCTCTCCGAAGTTCAACTTCTCGGAGTAGTTTTTCTTTAAAAGAATGTGCAATTTCTATAGCATTAGCAATTGGCTTAGTTACTGCAGTTCCTGATTGGACTGCTACTGCTACTCCAATCGGTCCTGCTATACCTAATCTGTCTGTATTAATATCTGGACCTCCAATAAAAGACCCGGAAGCGTTGTTAAGGTACGCCTTACCGATTGATAATAAAGCTATCCGAGAAGTACAAAAGCCACTTGAAGATATTACGGAGAGTCTTAAGGTTTCTGGAACTAAAGCACTAGATTCTGCAGAGAGA AATTTGAAGCAGGCATCGCGGGCACTCAAGCAGGGGAAAAGTTTGATTCTCGCAGGTGTTGCCGAATCAAAGAAAGAGCATGGCAAGGAAATGCTTGATAAATTGGAAGCTGGGATGGATGAATTTGAACAGATCATTTTGGACAAGAGTAGGGATAAAATTGCACCTAAACAGAAGGAATTGCTCTCATACGTTGGAGG TgtggaagaggatatggtcgaTGGTTTCCCTTACGAAGTGCCTGAAGAATATAGAAACATGCCTCTTTTGAAAGGGAGGGCAGCTGTGGATATGAAAGTGAAAGTCAAGGACAATGCTAACTTGGAGGAATGTGTATTCCGTATAGTGCTGGATGGCTACAATGCCCCGGTGACTGCTGGGAACTTTGTAGATTTGGTTGAAAGACACTTCTACGACGGCATGGAAATCCAAAGAg CGGATGGCTTTGTGGTTCAAACTGGGGATCCTGAGGGTCCTGCAGAGGGTTTCATTGATCCAAGTACAGAAAAACCACGTACGATACCATTGGAAATCATGGTTGATGGCGAAAAAACTCCTGTTTACGGTGAAACGTTAGAA gAGCTTGGTCAATACAAAGCTCAAACAAAGCTTCCTTTCAATGCGTTCGGAACTATGGCTATGGCTAGAGAA GAATTTGAAGATAATTCAGGTTCAAGCCAGGTATTTTGGCTTTTGAAAGAAAGTGAATTGACTCCCAGTAACGCCAACATATTGGATGGACGCTATTCAGTGTTTGGATATGTCATAAAGAATGAGGATTTGTTGGCAGATCTAAAGGTTGGGGACGTTATTGAATCCATACAAGTTGTAACGGGGCTTGATAATTTAGTCAATCCAACTTACAAGATTGCAGGTTAA
- the LOC113276431 gene encoding serine/threonine-protein kinase STY13-like gives MKENNDGFVRADQIDLKSLDEQLERHLSRAWTMEKQRDGTATGGNDRAGREEWEIDPAKLIIKTVIARGTFGTVHRGIYDGLDVAVKLLDWGEEGHRTESEIASLRTAFTQEVVVWHKLDHPNVTKFIGATMGNSGLSIQSDSGFIGMPSNICCVVVEYLPGGALKSYLIKNRRKKLPFKVVVQLALDLARGLSYLHSKKIVHRDVKTENMLLDKQRTVKIADFGVARVEAQNPHDMTGETGTLGYMAPEVLNGNPYNRKCDVYSFGICLWEIYCCDMPYPDLSFSEVTSAVVRQNLRPEVPRCCPSALSNVMKKCWDANPDKRPEMDEVVTLIEAIDTTKGGGMIPADQAQGCLCFRKTRGP, from the exons ATGAAAGAAAATAATGATGGGTTTGTAAGAGCAGATCAAATAGATCTGAAAAGTTTAGATGAACAACTTGAAAGACATCTTAGTAGAGCATGGACTATGGAGAAGCAAAGAGATGGAACAGCTACTGGAGGAAATGATAGAGCTGGCCGGGAAGAATGGGAGATAGATCCAGCTAAACTTATTATTAAAACTGTTATTGCTCGTGGTACTTTTGGTACTGTTCATAGAGGCATTTATGATGGCCTTGATGTTGCCG TTAAACTGCTTGACTGGGGAGAAGAGGGCCACAGAACAGAATCTGAAATTGCTTCACTTAGGACTGCTTTCACCCAAGAAGTTGTTGTGTGGCATAAACTAGATCATCCCAACGTGACTAAG TTTATTGGGGCTACAATGGGTAATTCAGGGCTGAGCATACAAAGTGACAGCGGTTTCATTGGGATGCCAAGTAATATTTGTTGTGTTGTTGTTGAGTACCTTCCTGGTGGTGCACTCAAAtcttacctcataaagaaccgcAGAAAGAAGCTGCCTTTTAAAGTTGTTGTTCAACTGGCTCTAGATCTTGCGCGAGG GTTGAGTTATCTTCACTCGAAGAAGATTGTGCATAGAGATGTCAAGACAGAGAACATGCTTTTGGATAAGCAGCGTACAGTAAAGATAGCTGACTTTGGGGTTGCTCGTGTTGAGGCTCAAAACCCTCATGATATGACTGGCGAGACAGGAACTCTGGGTTACATGGCTCCTGAG GTACTAAATGGCAACCCGTACAATAGGAAATGTGATGTATACAGCTTCGGTATATGCTTGTGGGAGATATACTGCTGCGACATGCCGTATCCTGATTTGAGTTTCTCAGAAGTGACATCAGCCGTCGTCCGTCAG AATTTGAGACCAGAAGTACCTCGTTGTTGTCCTAGTGCTCTATCAAACGTAATGAAGAAATGCTGGGATGCAAATCCTGACAAGCGGCCAGAAATGGACGAGGTTGTAACGTTGATAGAAGCCATCGACACAACAAAGGGTGGAGGAATGATCCCTGCTGATCAGGCTCAGGGTTGTTTATGTTTTCGCAAGACACGAGGCCCCTGA